From Vicinamibacterales bacterium, one genomic window encodes:
- a CDS encoding alkaline phosphatase D family protein encodes MAERTHSSSRTSRRKFLKGMAGGVAVSAVGLEDRSLMGLSRYHPNGWQAREAGWEAVFSPPPEIARPWLGAGLWANRLQDWRLSDSRLECLAGGPNDLGRTVALLTHEVSPGRTSAHFRVRSGALELSDRGGFGGYLVGVGGGLLDYRASALAQKASGEGGGFWCGYEADGQIRFRDHTAEFDPLGYRPLEAETIETERSSFRNLSDEVILQLDIEPSGTSMFDVRLVALDVVTGEIRAGAVRKGLREQDVVGGVALVSSPLPGGRARFWFADLLSGGDKIIVRRERAEGPILGTMYSLNRDILKLSAQLMPLGDMEPRTVRLEVRVDGDQWREMARSPWGVGYTAQFRVNAWDASQAWDYRVRYRDREGLEHEHSGIVQKDPKDEAGFTLAHMSCVMPTARGLDGGTGEAELPVAEPLGRYTSKNLHFPHTELVGHIASHEPELLVCAGDQIYEDNPTPADASDSPTLDYLYKWYLWVWAFRDLTRSTPTILQTDDHDVYQGNLWGNSGREAPMEVVDVDGRAVRVRDQNRGGYVCSAEFVNMVERTQCGHNPDPYDSTSVEQGIGVYYGAFKFGGIGFAVLEDRKFKTAPIQGADLDTHEAQLLGPRQEAFLETWGQDNEGVDGRICLTQTLLACLQTSPRGRTLLDWDANGHPKLQRDRAIALLRDAEALVLGGDQHLASVVRHGLDSHTDGVMQFTVPAGVSFWQRWFEPARDLPNRSREPHTGDFVDAFGNPLRVHAIANPKITFAYYRRFKGGRGQGLGDARLKSEGYGIVRVRRAAREYVIECWPRAVDPAQEGARQFPGWPVTLPFDECDGRALDAEA; translated from the coding sequence GTGGCCGAACGTACCCATTCATCGTCAAGGACCAGCCGGCGTAAGTTTCTCAAAGGAATGGCTGGCGGAGTTGCTGTTTCCGCTGTTGGGTTAGAGGACCGGTCTTTAATGGGACTGTCGAGGTATCACCCTAACGGTTGGCAAGCTCGAGAGGCCGGATGGGAGGCGGTTTTTTCGCCCCCGCCAGAGATCGCAAGGCCTTGGCTTGGTGCGGGATTATGGGCCAATCGGCTGCAAGATTGGCGTTTATCTGACAGTCGACTTGAGTGTCTAGCCGGCGGACCAAATGATTTGGGTCGGACTGTGGCGCTTCTTACCCACGAGGTTTCTCCTGGTAGAACTTCCGCACATTTTCGTGTGCGGAGTGGAGCCCTCGAATTGAGCGATCGTGGTGGCTTTGGGGGTTATCTCGTCGGCGTCGGTGGTGGATTATTAGATTACCGGGCATCTGCTTTGGCTCAGAAGGCCTCAGGTGAGGGTGGGGGATTCTGGTGTGGATACGAAGCGGATGGTCAGATTCGGTTTCGGGACCATACGGCTGAGTTCGACCCCTTAGGTTACAGGCCACTTGAAGCTGAAACGATCGAGACAGAGAGGTCAAGTTTTCGTAACCTCAGTGACGAGGTCATCCTTCAACTCGACATTGAACCTAGCGGGACTAGCATGTTCGACGTCAGACTTGTGGCATTAGATGTCGTGACAGGTGAAATTCGAGCTGGTGCGGTGCGCAAGGGCCTTAGGGAACAGGACGTTGTGGGTGGCGTGGCGCTGGTCTCTTCACCGCTGCCGGGAGGGCGCGCACGTTTTTGGTTTGCGGATCTATTGAGCGGGGGAGACAAGATAATCGTACGGCGTGAGCGTGCTGAAGGTCCAATTCTCGGGACGATGTACTCGCTAAATCGGGATATTTTAAAGTTGTCGGCGCAGTTGATGCCGCTTGGTGACATGGAGCCACGGACGGTTCGGTTGGAGGTGCGCGTTGACGGAGATCAGTGGCGTGAGATGGCACGGAGTCCCTGGGGAGTTGGCTATACAGCGCAATTTCGGGTTAATGCTTGGGACGCTTCGCAAGCTTGGGATTATCGGGTCCGGTACCGCGACCGGGAGGGGCTCGAACACGAGCATAGCGGCATCGTGCAGAAGGACCCAAAGGACGAAGCCGGCTTCACGCTCGCCCACATGAGTTGTGTGATGCCAACGGCGCGTGGCCTGGATGGGGGCACCGGAGAAGCCGAGCTCCCAGTGGCTGAGCCGTTGGGACGGTACACGTCGAAGAATTTACACTTCCCGCATACTGAACTAGTCGGGCACATAGCGAGTCACGAACCTGAGTTGCTGGTGTGTGCTGGGGACCAGATCTACGAAGACAATCCGACACCTGCTGATGCCTCAGACAGTCCGACGCTTGACTACCTCTACAAGTGGTATCTGTGGGTTTGGGCATTTCGTGATCTGACGCGGTCGACACCGACGATTTTGCAGACCGACGACCACGACGTGTATCAGGGTAATCTGTGGGGCAATAGCGGTCGCGAAGCGCCGATGGAAGTTGTTGACGTTGACGGCCGTGCGGTCCGGGTGCGAGATCAAAATCGCGGTGGCTACGTTTGTAGTGCTGAGTTCGTCAATATGGTCGAACGGACTCAATGTGGACATAATCCGGACCCTTACGATTCCACCTCCGTGGAGCAGGGAATCGGGGTCTACTATGGGGCGTTTAAATTCGGCGGAATCGGGTTTGCAGTCCTGGAGGACCGAAAATTCAAGACGGCGCCGATTCAGGGCGCGGACCTGGACACACATGAAGCCCAGTTGCTTGGCCCACGGCAGGAAGCGTTTCTTGAGACCTGGGGCCAGGACAACGAAGGGGTCGATGGGCGGATCTGTCTAACCCAAACTCTCTTGGCGTGTCTTCAGACGAGCCCACGGGGGCGAACGCTGCTTGACTGGGATGCTAACGGTCATCCGAAACTGCAGCGCGATCGAGCAATTGCACTTCTGCGTGATGCTGAGGCCCTTGTTCTCGGGGGCGACCAACATTTAGCGTCGGTGGTTCGGCATGGGCTTGATTCACATACAGACGGCGTGATGCAATTCACGGTTCCCGCGGGCGTGTCGTTTTGGCAACGCTGGTTCGAACCAGCGCGCGACTTACCGAATCGGAGCAGAGAGCCCCACACCGGTGATTTTGTCGACGCGTTCGGCAATCCTTTACGGGTGCATGCAATAGCCAATCCGAAGATTACGTTCGCCTACTATCGGCGATTTAAGGGTGGGCGGGGCCAGGGGCTAGGTGATGCGCGCCTCAAGAGCGAGGGTTATGGGATCGTAAGGGTGCGCCGTGCGGCGCGGGAGTATGTGATTGAGTGCTGGCCACGTGCGGTAGATCCCGCGCAGGAAGGGGCTCGGCAGTTCCCTGGTTGGCCCGTTACGCTTCCGTTTGATGAGTGTGACGGCCGCGCTCTAGACGCTGAGGCGTAG
- a CDS encoding NAD(P)-dependent oxidoreductase: MTTSPHSIHGPISTDSSIGWVGTGVMGLSMCSHVLAKGHPVTVYSRTKEKAQPLIDSGATWAGSPQEVAEKSSIVVTIVGFPPDVDAVYLGKNGLLAGAQANSIFIDMTTTTPSLAQRIAKAASQSRVATVDAPVSGGDVGAKNATLSIMVGGEREVVDVVMPIFETLGKHIVYQGGPGSGQHAKMCNQIVIAGTMIGVCESLLYGYKAGLNLETMLKAIGSGAAACWTLDNLAPRMLKRNFDPGFYVDHFVKDMGIALGEAKAMGITLPGLALVHQLYIAVQAQGYGQHGTHALLLALEQMSSTNKA, translated from the coding sequence ATGACTACTTCCCCCCACTCCATCCATGGACCAATATCTACGGACTCTTCGATCGGCTGGGTCGGCACTGGTGTAATGGGCCTATCAATGTGCAGCCATGTGTTAGCCAAAGGGCACCCAGTGACAGTGTACTCGCGAACAAAGGAAAAGGCTCAGCCGCTCATTGATTCTGGTGCGACTTGGGCGGGCTCGCCCCAAGAGGTTGCAGAGAAATCAAGCATCGTAGTCACGATCGTGGGCTTTCCTCCAGACGTAGATGCCGTTTACCTTGGAAAAAATGGCCTCCTCGCTGGAGCCCAGGCAAACTCAATCTTCATTGACATGACTACGACGACGCCAAGTCTCGCACAAAGAATTGCAAAGGCGGCTAGTCAGTCTCGAGTCGCTACAGTTGATGCTCCAGTATCAGGTGGTGATGTTGGCGCCAAGAACGCTACCCTGTCAATCATGGTCGGCGGCGAACGGGAAGTGGTAGATGTAGTGATGCCCATCTTCGAAACACTTGGCAAGCATATCGTTTACCAAGGAGGCCCCGGTAGCGGCCAACACGCGAAGATGTGCAACCAAATCGTAATCGCAGGAACAATGATCGGCGTATGCGAAAGCCTTTTATACGGTTACAAGGCTGGTCTCAATCTCGAAACAATGCTTAAGGCTATCGGGAGTGGCGCCGCAGCATGCTGGACGCTTGATAATCTCGCTCCCCGTATGCTCAAGCGTAATTTCGACCCAGGGTTCTACGTTGATCATTTCGTCAAGGATATGGGCATCGCCCTTGGCGAGGCGAAGGCGATGGGCATCACACTGCCCGGCTTGGCACTCGTCCACCAGCTCTACATAGCCGTTCAAGCCCAAGGATACGGCCAACACGGGACCCACGCGCTATTGCTAGCGCTGGAACAAATGTCGTCAACCAATAAGGCCTGA
- a CDS encoding aspartate kinase translates to MTPDIVVQKYGGSSIADPDRVVGVANRIKASLEQIGRLVVVVSAMGDTTDSLVALAQKVSRYPSGREMDLLLASGEQVAVSVLGLALQDRGIPAISLTASQCGIRTNGVFNLARIRSIDTRRILKELDEGRVVIITGFQGVNEAEEITTLGRGGSDVTAAAVASALGASVCEICTDVAGVSSADPQLIGNARVLPEISYEEAIELASSGAKVLHPRAAEICMSYQIPIHVRSSFSEDSGTWIIAGDSTMEQAEVVGVTSDKGIAKVTLLNVADAPGTAAQLFEELADQAISIRLIIQSASSEDRARITFILDEEFVPGASVVLERWKTEGLTSEVLIEGDVAKISIVGSRLGSTPGLAARMFKTLATEGINIDCISSSEMKVACIIGSSYLDRAVKAVHAEFFKVKPEVVVG, encoded by the coding sequence ATGACGCCTGACATCGTTGTGCAAAAGTATGGCGGAAGTTCGATCGCTGATCCCGACAGGGTAGTCGGGGTTGCGAATCGGATTAAGGCGAGCTTGGAACAGATCGGCCGACTCGTCGTTGTGGTCTCGGCCATGGGCGACACCACTGATAGCTTGGTGGCGCTTGCGCAGAAGGTTTCTCGGTATCCCAGTGGTCGAGAGATGGACCTCCTTCTGGCGTCAGGAGAGCAAGTGGCGGTGTCGGTTTTGGGTCTCGCGTTGCAGGACCGTGGGATACCCGCCATTTCACTGACTGCGAGTCAGTGCGGTATCCGTACTAACGGTGTCTTTAACTTGGCCAGGATTCGGTCGATCGACACGCGAAGAATTTTGAAGGAACTTGACGAAGGCCGAGTAGTAATCATTACGGGGTTTCAAGGTGTGAATGAAGCAGAGGAAATTACGACACTAGGTCGCGGTGGAAGCGATGTGACTGCAGCCGCGGTAGCCTCTGCCCTTGGTGCGAGCGTATGCGAAATCTGCACTGACGTGGCTGGGGTGTCGTCCGCAGACCCTCAATTAATCGGTAATGCTCGCGTGTTGCCAGAAATCTCCTATGAGGAAGCGATTGAATTAGCCTCGAGCGGAGCCAAGGTGCTGCACCCTCGCGCAGCCGAGATTTGTATGTCCTATCAAATTCCGATTCACGTAAGGTCAAGCTTTTCAGAGGACTCGGGCACATGGATAATAGCGGGAGATTCGACCATGGAGCAGGCAGAAGTCGTGGGTGTTACAAGCGATAAAGGAATCGCCAAGGTCACTCTCTTGAATGTGGCAGATGCGCCTGGTACAGCGGCCCAGTTATTTGAGGAGTTGGCCGACCAGGCAATCAGTATTCGGCTGATTATCCAGAGTGCCAGCTCTGAAGATCGTGCCAGGATTACGTTCATTCTGGATGAGGAGTTTGTACCGGGTGCGTCCGTGGTGCTCGAGCGGTGGAAAACTGAGGGGTTAACGAGTGAAGTCTTGATTGAAGGGGATGTAGCGAAGATCTCGATTGTGGGTTCAAGGCTGGGTTCAACCCCTGGGTTGGCTGCGCGAATGTTTAAGACTCTCGCAACTGAGGGAATAAATATTGATTGCATTAGCTCGTCTGAAATGAAGGTGGCATGCATCATCGGGTCGTCTTATTTGGATCGCGCTGTGAAGGCGGTGCATGCCGAATTTTTTAAGGTGAAGCCAGAAGTGGTCGTTGGCTGA
- a CDS encoding TIGR00300 family protein, giving the protein MTDQHQYSEIVEAEGHLIDSNLLNVIFDKVIERAGTFEVQKFSIGRTNEDMSRLRLKVTVASETALQQLLEDFVPLGCYPLPERDALLCPAPSDGCVAPDFYSTTNLRTRIRMEGRWVDVVGQRMDAVIVVTGDKAECRKLRDVQTGDKIVCGTDGIRVIPEFRERDRLGFAFMTNDISSERRVEVSAGRVASMMREVKAAGGRIVVVAGPLTVHTGGVGYFSEIIRLGYVDAVLAGNALAVHDVELAMFGTSLGVNLESGATVEDGHRNHMRAINAINSAGGLASAVSKGVLMSGVMYECVKHEVNYVLAGSIRDDGPLLDTEMDLAVAQELYAEQLKDVSMVVMLASMLHSIGVGNMLPAWVRVVCVDINPAVVTKLADRGSSQTAGIVTDVGLFLQQLSRRLGEHDSVSRFNDEAAT; this is encoded by the coding sequence ATGACCGACCAACATCAGTATTCTGAAATCGTTGAAGCCGAGGGTCACCTGATTGATTCGAATCTACTGAATGTCATTTTTGACAAGGTGATCGAGCGGGCTGGCACCTTTGAGGTGCAAAAGTTTTCGATCGGCCGTACCAATGAGGACATGTCTAGGCTGCGCCTCAAGGTTACTGTAGCCAGCGAGACAGCCTTGCAGCAGCTCCTTGAAGATTTTGTCCCGCTGGGCTGCTATCCGTTGCCAGAGCGGGACGCCCTTCTATGCCCTGCACCCTCGGACGGCTGCGTCGCACCCGATTTCTACTCAACAACCAATCTACGCACTCGGATTCGAATGGAAGGGCGTTGGGTCGATGTTGTTGGGCAACGGATGGACGCGGTAATTGTTGTAACCGGAGATAAGGCTGAGTGTCGCAAGTTGAGGGATGTTCAAACTGGCGACAAGATTGTATGTGGCACGGATGGCATTAGGGTGATTCCAGAGTTTCGCGAGCGTGACCGACTTGGTTTTGCGTTCATGACAAATGACATTTCATCCGAAAGGCGGGTCGAAGTTAGCGCTGGAAGGGTCGCAAGTATGATGCGCGAAGTCAAGGCGGCGGGCGGGCGGATTGTTGTGGTTGCGGGCCCACTTACCGTCCACACTGGCGGCGTCGGCTATTTCAGTGAAATTATCCGCTTGGGGTATGTGGACGCAGTGCTGGCAGGAAACGCGTTAGCGGTGCACGACGTAGAACTTGCCATGTTCGGGACCTCTTTGGGAGTGAACCTTGAATCAGGGGCTACGGTTGAAGACGGCCACCGTAATCACATGCGGGCTATTAATGCGATTAATTCGGCGGGCGGCCTGGCGTCGGCGGTTTCTAAGGGCGTGTTGATGTCAGGTGTGATGTATGAGTGCGTGAAGCATGAGGTTAATTATGTCTTGGCGGGGAGTATTCGAGATGACGGACCGCTTCTAGATACAGAAATGGACTTAGCGGTTGCCCAAGAGTTGTATGCGGAACAACTTAAAGATGTGTCGATGGTAGTGATGCTTGCTTCGATGTTACATAGCATTGGGGTCGGAAACATGCTGCCCGCATGGGTGAGGGTAGTTTGTGTTGATATTAATCCGGCAGTTGTTACGAAGTTGGCCGACCGAGGGTCCTCGCAGACAGCCGGAATCGTGACCGACGTGGGACTATTTCTTCAGCAGCTTTCTCGGAGACTTGGTGAGCATGACTCAGTTTCTCGCTTCAATGATGAGGCGGCCACATAG
- a CDS encoding homoserine dehydrogenase, with protein sequence MKVIRVAILGFGTVGQSVARILVSGKTGLELTCVFNRKVERKQVEWMPNTVDWTENIDEVFTSDVDVVVELLGGLEPAGSWIQRALMEGKPVVTANKQVIANDGARLSELAAVKGACLKFEAAVAGVVPIISSIKNGLAADNLNRVRGVLNGTCNFLLTKMGASDASFDEVLADAQERGFAEADPSADLDGFDAQAKLSILSAVGLSRPINPHEIVCRSIRGVSRTDFEAAALLGCGIRQVSTVELTEDRNAVRAEVRPAMVNLGSRVAQVSGNENVVVVDGRYCGEVTLIGQGAGGDPTAVAIVSDLLAIASGDRAPNLFPSVGASCQVEAMGKRSHYVRVAGPQSVAGILSDLGVVPARILEDRDGQVQFVTDRCTTETIESALRPSETTQGDRAESAVVLPVID encoded by the coding sequence ATGAAGGTGATACGGGTAGCTATTCTTGGATTTGGCACCGTCGGTCAATCGGTGGCAAGAATACTTGTCTCTGGAAAGACAGGCCTTGAGTTAACGTGCGTGTTCAATCGTAAAGTCGAACGGAAACAGGTTGAATGGATGCCGAACACAGTTGATTGGACCGAAAACATTGACGAGGTGTTTACGTCGGACGTTGATGTGGTCGTTGAGCTGCTTGGAGGCCTCGAACCAGCAGGATCCTGGATACAGAGAGCGCTGATGGAGGGAAAGCCAGTTGTTACGGCCAACAAGCAGGTGATAGCCAACGACGGGGCCAGGCTTTCTGAGTTGGCGGCTGTTAAGGGAGCATGTCTGAAATTTGAGGCGGCAGTCGCCGGCGTCGTGCCGATTATTTCCAGCATCAAAAATGGCTTGGCTGCCGATAACCTGAATAGGGTAAGAGGTGTTCTTAATGGCACCTGTAACTTTCTACTAACAAAGATGGGTGCTTCGGATGCCTCGTTTGACGAGGTTCTTGCTGATGCTCAGGAGAGAGGTTTCGCTGAAGCTGACCCGTCGGCTGATTTAGATGGATTTGATGCTCAAGCGAAGCTCTCGATTCTTTCGGCTGTTGGACTGAGCCGCCCGATTAATCCTCATGAGATTGTTTGTCGGTCGATTCGAGGTGTCAGTCGCACGGATTTTGAAGCGGCGGCCCTGCTTGGATGCGGGATTCGCCAGGTATCGACGGTCGAGCTTACAGAAGATAGAAATGCTGTACGAGCCGAAGTCAGACCTGCGATGGTGAATCTTGGATCTCGGGTTGCACAGGTATCCGGCAACGAAAACGTGGTGGTTGTGGACGGAAGATACTGTGGCGAGGTTACCTTAATCGGTCAAGGAGCCGGAGGCGACCCCACTGCAGTTGCGATAGTGTCAGACTTGCTAGCAATCGCGTCGGGAGATAGAGCGCCGAATCTGTTTCCATCGGTTGGAGCCAGTTGCCAGGTAGAAGCAATGGGCAAGCGATCGCACTATGTTCGGGTAGCGGGACCGCAATCAGTGGCGGGAATTCTTTCAGACCTTGGCGTGGTGCCCGCCCGGATCCTGGAGGACCGAGATGGGCAAGTTCAATTCGTGACCGATCGATGCACAACCGAAACAATCGAATCGGCGTTGAGGCCTAGTGAGACTACACAGGGTGATAGGGCGGAAAGTGCTGTCGTGCTGCCAGTAATTGATTAG
- the murQ gene encoding N-acetylmuramic acid 6-phosphate etherase — protein sequence MSSSSKWKDLPTEAINPASLAIDKASSADIVDLMIAEDRKVVSAINRERERITISTDLIAESLAKGGRLVFVGAGTSGRLGVLEAAEMLPTFGTSSNLVQAIMAGGRTAFFQSREELDDRYEGGLRAVSRIQPTKRDVIVGISASGMTPFVRGGLTRARKAGAKTIFVTCWPGTELQTYVDVTIAPAVGPEVIAGSTRLKAASATKMVLNMLTTIPMVKLGKTYGNLMVDVQGTSQKHRDRARRILALVTDMEYDQADALLGRARWNIKAAIVMRKTGESYTKAMRRLKGAGGSIRKAINEDLEDRLRSLL from the coding sequence ATGAGCTCTAGTTCGAAATGGAAAGACCTGCCGACCGAAGCAATCAACCCAGCTAGTCTGGCCATCGATAAAGCCTCGAGCGCTGACATTGTAGACCTTATGATTGCCGAAGATCGTAAGGTTGTGAGCGCTATTAATCGCGAGCGCGAACGCATTACAATTTCGACAGACCTCATCGCCGAGTCTCTGGCTAAAGGGGGGAGACTGGTGTTCGTCGGTGCCGGCACGAGTGGCCGCCTTGGAGTCCTTGAGGCCGCAGAAATGTTACCGACGTTTGGCACCTCGTCAAACTTGGTGCAGGCCATCATGGCTGGAGGGCGCACTGCTTTCTTTCAATCAAGGGAGGAACTCGATGACCGCTACGAGGGTGGCCTCCGAGCTGTATCGCGAATTCAACCAACTAAGCGTGACGTAATAGTCGGCATTTCAGCAAGCGGGATGACCCCTTTTGTTCGCGGTGGCCTCACGCGAGCTCGTAAAGCAGGAGCGAAAACAATTTTTGTTACCTGCTGGCCCGGCACTGAATTACAGACGTATGTCGACGTTACAATTGCGCCAGCCGTTGGCCCAGAGGTCATTGCTGGGTCGACACGGCTAAAGGCTGCCAGCGCGACGAAAATGGTTCTGAATATGCTTACGACCATCCCAATGGTGAAGCTTGGTAAGACATATGGGAACCTCATGGTGGACGTTCAGGGAACTTCACAAAAGCATCGTGATCGAGCGCGCCGAATTCTAGCATTAGTGACCGATATGGAGTACGACCAAGCAGATGCCCTTCTGGGTCGTGCTCGATGGAACATTAAGGCGGCCATCGTCATGCGAAAAACCGGAGAGTCATATACAAAGGCGATGCGAAGGCTAAAGGGAGCTGGCGGGTCAATACGAAAGGCCATCAATGAGGACCTGGAGGACCGACTGCGTTCTCTCCTCTAG
- the thrC gene encoding threonine synthase: MGFFRGLECHLCGTQFPGEALFVCDQCLGPLEATYDYDLIKETLTRELIASRPLNLWRYRELLPIEGEPVAGLNSGFTPLIKADRLGSELGLKELYLKDESVNYPSLSYKDRVVSVAATRAVELGFRVFACASTGNLGNSVSAHAAKLGLECYVFIPNSLESGKILGTTIANAHVIAIDGTYDDVNRLCTQMADRNGWAFANINMRSYYAEGAKTFAFEVAEQLNWAFPRHVVSPVAGGTLLPRIGRGFRELRQIGLVDASLPKIHAAQAAGCAPVIRALKNGDEFPEPVKPDTIAKSIAIGNPADGFQVLETVRETGGSGAMVSDEQIVDAIKLLARTEGIFTEPAGGTTLAATIALVDQGAIPRDESVVLGITGNGYKTADAVADRLTTPVQLGRTLKEFEQYLASQPTEEARKAPILNRA, translated from the coding sequence ATGGGTTTTTTTAGAGGATTGGAATGTCATCTCTGTGGGACGCAGTTTCCGGGGGAGGCTCTGTTCGTTTGCGATCAATGCCTGGGACCACTTGAGGCCACGTATGACTATGACCTCATTAAAGAAACCCTGACTCGTGAGTTGATCGCGAGTCGCCCACTAAACCTTTGGCGGTATCGAGAACTATTGCCTATAGAAGGGGAGCCCGTGGCGGGTTTGAATTCCGGGTTTACTCCGCTGATAAAGGCTGATCGATTGGGTTCCGAACTGGGGCTAAAAGAGCTCTACCTCAAGGACGAGTCTGTTAATTATCCCTCTCTCTCCTACAAGGATCGAGTGGTGTCCGTCGCGGCAACGCGCGCTGTAGAACTTGGATTCCGCGTGTTCGCCTGTGCATCGACTGGCAATCTGGGTAATAGCGTTTCGGCGCACGCTGCCAAACTTGGCCTCGAATGCTACGTGTTCATTCCGAACAGTTTGGAGTCGGGAAAAATTTTGGGAACAACGATCGCCAACGCTCATGTCATTGCGATCGACGGCACCTACGATGATGTGAATCGCCTATGCACGCAGATGGCCGATCGAAATGGCTGGGCCTTTGCAAATATCAACATGCGCAGTTATTACGCTGAAGGGGCCAAGACCTTTGCCTTTGAGGTCGCCGAACAACTTAACTGGGCCTTTCCTAGACACGTCGTTTCACCCGTCGCTGGGGGAACACTTTTACCGCGGATAGGCCGAGGGTTCAGGGAGTTAAGGCAGATTGGCTTGGTGGATGCAAGCCTTCCCAAGATTCATGCTGCTCAGGCCGCTGGATGTGCGCCAGTGATCCGCGCCCTCAAGAACGGCGATGAATTCCCAGAACCGGTTAAGCCCGACACGATTGCAAAGTCAATCGCGATCGGAAACCCGGCAGACGGTTTTCAGGTGCTGGAGACGGTGCGAGAGACCGGGGGGTCGGGCGCGATGGTGAGCGATGAGCAGATAGTGGATGCAATTAAGTTATTGGCTCGCACAGAAGGAATTTTTACTGAACCTGCGGGTGGCACGACTCTAGCTGCGACTATTGCTCTCGTTGATCAAGGAGCCATTCCTCGCGATGAGTCAGTAGTCTTGGGGATTACAGGTAACGGCTATAAGACCGCTGATGCTGTGGCTGACCGTCTCACGACGCCAGTTCAGCTAGGAAGGACTCTGAAGGAGTTCGAACAGTATTTGGCGTCACAGCCAACCGAAGAGGCGCGGAAGGCTCCAATCCTCAATCGAGCCTAA
- a CDS encoding family 10 glycosylhydrolase: MRLGRAYTALAVVLTVLLIVPAAGSQLPDEVRALWVVDRSLNSASSVIAVVSAARKYGFNTLLVEVRGHSEANGIVDQRLGVIGLQPQASHFDPLKALITSAHAAELRVHASVNVNLVADANNLPSSRDHIVYRHPEWLMIPRSLSKELAKLEPENPAYLGTLSRWTREHSDTVDGLFLSPLTTEAASYSAKMLANLVSRYQLDGVHLDSLYYPDETFDYSRTAMMELRANVKASSAGAKRLSVDIAEPLYADHYPERWASLRRSRLTSLLMRLRTTVKEHLPEAVFSAALIPEQNDAFNHQFQDWHTWLDSGLLDVGCPRAYTQNAGLFEKQIAAVRKIATSSKVWAGIGSHRLSVGQTLANIEAARRQHADGVALFSYESLTDPALHEMDYLEQIAKEAFLISALTPGPL, translated from the coding sequence ATGAGACTAGGCAGAGCCTATACCGCCCTTGCTGTCGTCCTAACCGTCCTGCTTATCGTGCCGGCGGCAGGATCGCAGTTGCCGGATGAGGTTCGGGCCCTTTGGGTCGTCGACCGTTCGCTCAATTCGGCATCCTCTGTCATAGCGGTGGTCAGCGCGGCACGCAAATATGGATTCAACACTCTGTTGGTCGAGGTGCGTGGACACAGCGAAGCGAATGGAATAGTCGACCAGAGGCTTGGTGTCATAGGACTGCAACCTCAAGCATCACACTTCGATCCCCTTAAGGCGCTAATTACTTCAGCGCACGCTGCAGAACTAAGAGTGCACGCCTCGGTAAATGTCAACCTTGTTGCAGACGCTAATAACCTACCCTCCTCGAGAGACCATATCGTGTATCGCCATCCCGAGTGGTTAATGATTCCTCGAAGCCTGTCTAAAGAATTGGCAAAGCTTGAACCGGAGAATCCCGCCTACCTCGGCACTCTCTCGCGCTGGACCCGAGAGCATTCTGATACGGTTGATGGGCTTTTTCTTTCACCCTTAACCACTGAAGCTGCGAGCTATTCCGCAAAGATGCTGGCTAACCTTGTTAGCCGCTACCAGCTGGATGGCGTTCATCTCGATTCACTTTACTATCCGGACGAGACTTTTGATTACAGTCGAACCGCGATGATGGAGCTTCGCGCAAACGTCAAAGCATCATCCGCTGGAGCTAAACGGCTTAGTGTTGATATTGCCGAACCACTCTATGCCGACCATTATCCAGAACGCTGGGCTTCCCTCCGTCGTTCACGACTAACGTCATTACTGATGCGGCTTCGTACGACCGTCAAGGAACATCTACCGGAAGCAGTGTTCAGTGCGGCCCTGATTCCCGAACAGAACGACGCATTCAATCATCAATTCCAAGATTGGCATACATGGCTAGACTCCGGCTTACTGGACGTAGGTTGCCCAAGAGCCTATACCCAAAACGCAGGCCTATTCGAGAAACAAATTGCTGCGGTTCGAAAAATAGCGACCTCGAGCAAAGTCTGGGCTGGAATCGGCTCCCATCGCCTTTCAGTAGGACAAACTCTTGCCAATATCGAAGCGGCTAGGCGTCAACACGCCGATGGAGTTGCACTCTTTTCATACGAAAGCTTGACCGACCCAGCGCTGCACGAGATGGACTATTTGGAGCAGATCGCCAAGGAAGCCTTCCTCATAAGCGCCCTTACGCCCGGCCCACTATAG